Proteins from a genomic interval of Stenotrophomonas sp. WZN-1:
- a CDS encoding GNAT family N-acetyltransferase, protein MNDSTCQFREAVPTVEDYCRLRVLAGLSAKSPEAAMRALPNTLFGVCAYQGAELVAMGRIVGDGGCHLQVCDIAVLPQLQGQGLGKEVMRRLDGWMQANLPPSAYVSLLADGEAHRLYAQFGFAPTAPASIGMYRRF, encoded by the coding sequence ATGAATGATTCCACCTGCCAGTTCCGTGAAGCCGTGCCGACGGTCGAGGACTACTGCCGGTTGCGTGTGCTTGCAGGCCTCAGTGCCAAGAGCCCGGAAGCGGCCATGCGCGCGCTGCCCAACACCCTATTCGGCGTGTGTGCCTACCAGGGGGCTGAACTGGTGGCGATGGGGCGTATCGTCGGCGATGGCGGCTGCCACCTGCAGGTCTGTGACATCGCGGTGCTGCCGCAGCTGCAGGGGCAGGGACTGGGCAAGGAGGTGATGCGGCGCCTGGATGGCTGGATGCAGGCCAACCTGCCGCCATCGGCGTACGTCAGCCTGCTGGCCGATGGCGAGGCGCATCGGTTGTACGCACAGTTTGGTTTCGCGCCCACGGCACCGGCATCGATCGGGATGTATCGGCGGTTCTGA
- a CDS encoding SOS response-associated peptidase family protein, which produces MCYSALIRADYAKLVREFGAILSLEEFAELYAHDPGKKRPKTPKAMDDGFAGARTEQGRDIVAKIQQWHAQEQQTLEAELARQRERRDIAHAALATRPTQKARNDLRVAGNRIERAQARLEDLHRVQLLPRDSRIFPGTYAPVMVSENGQRVIKPMRYQCRLPGTPARNDVLYPGTYNARRDSLEGYWRGAFGLRHGVVVVQAFYEHVPRHAIAGRTLGADEKEQDVVLEFRPDPPRDLLLACLWAEWEGPEGRLLSFATITDAPPRDVAAAGHDRGVVPIRREHLDAWLNPDPDDLARQYRILDDREEIRYVYQEAG; this is translated from the coding sequence ATGTGCTATTCCGCCCTGATCCGCGCTGACTATGCCAAGCTGGTACGCGAGTTCGGCGCCATCCTGTCGCTGGAAGAGTTCGCTGAACTGTACGCGCACGATCCGGGCAAGAAGCGGCCGAAAACCCCGAAGGCGATGGATGACGGATTCGCCGGTGCGCGTACCGAACAGGGACGGGACATCGTGGCGAAGATCCAGCAATGGCATGCGCAGGAGCAACAGACACTGGAGGCCGAACTGGCCCGGCAACGCGAACGACGCGATATTGCCCATGCGGCGCTGGCCACCCGGCCCACGCAGAAGGCACGCAATGACCTGCGCGTGGCCGGCAACCGCATCGAGCGCGCGCAGGCCCGTCTGGAAGACCTGCATCGGGTGCAGCTGCTGCCGCGCGACAGCCGCATTTTTCCCGGCACCTACGCACCGGTGATGGTCAGCGAGAACGGCCAGCGCGTGATCAAGCCGATGCGCTACCAGTGCCGGCTGCCGGGCACGCCGGCGCGAAACGATGTGCTGTACCCCGGCACCTACAATGCGCGGCGCGACAGCCTGGAAGGTTACTGGCGGGGTGCATTCGGACTGCGCCATGGCGTGGTGGTGGTGCAGGCGTTCTACGAGCACGTGCCACGCCACGCCATCGCCGGCCGCACCCTCGGTGCCGACGAAAAGGAACAGGACGTGGTGCTCGAATTCCGTCCCGATCCGCCCCGCGACCTGCTGCTGGCGTGCCTCTGGGCGGAATGGGAAGGACCGGAAGGCCGCCTGCTGTCGTTTGCCACGATCACCGACGCACCTCCCCGCGACGTCGCCGCGGCCGGGCATGACCGCGGCGTGGTACCGATCCGCAGGGAACACCTCGACGCCTGGCTCAATCCCGACCCGGATGACCTGGCGCGCCAGTACCGCATCCTCGATGACCGCGAGGAGATTCGCTACGTGTACCAGGAAGCAGGCTGA
- a CDS encoding response regulator encodes MTVLQDLRVLVVENDEMSAALLQMQLVHAGATVVGLAASVSEALQLLEKSAPDVALLDYRLARNETSEPVAAALSARGIPFVLATGMLAEQLPAPMLAGLLLVKPYLSADLSRALARAVGRSSAKA; translated from the coding sequence ATGACAGTGTTGCAGGACCTGAGGGTGCTGGTGGTCGAGAACGACGAAATGAGTGCGGCCCTGCTGCAGATGCAGCTGGTGCATGCCGGTGCGACCGTGGTCGGGCTCGCAGCGAGCGTGTCCGAAGCCCTGCAGCTGCTGGAGAAGAGCGCCCCGGACGTGGCCCTGCTGGATTACCGGCTGGCCCGCAACGAGACCAGTGAGCCGGTGGCCGCAGCGCTTTCGGCACGTGGCATTCCGTTCGTGCTGGCCACCGGGATGCTGGCCGAGCAGCTGCCGGCACCGATGTTGGCCGGCCTGCTGCTGGTCAAGCCGTACCTGTCGGCCGATCTGTCGCGGGCGCTGGCCCGTGCGGTCGGCCGCTCCAGCGCCAAGGCCTGA
- a CDS encoding GNAT family protein: MPQHVLPTLADSLPARLRILRASDAAAWSRYLSLPSVTEHTSWGDVSELALARQIAHYLPDASDQRWALVDADDQLIGTVGLNDVAPLHGRAELAYDLDPRCQGQGLATHAARAVLDWAHGSCGLVRVQATVLDSNARSIALLERLGMQREGLLNAYRHVRGQPRDFWMYAHVEGVVSPR, from the coding sequence ATGCCTCAGCATGTCCTGCCCACGCTTGCCGACAGCCTTCCCGCGCGCTTGCGCATCCTGCGGGCGTCCGATGCTGCCGCCTGGTCCCGCTATCTCTCGCTGCCAAGCGTGACCGAGCACACCAGTTGGGGCGACGTTTCCGAATTGGCGCTGGCGCGGCAGATTGCCCATTACCTGCCTGACGCATCCGATCAGCGCTGGGCGCTGGTGGACGCCGACGACCAGCTGATCGGCACTGTCGGCCTGAACGACGTCGCCCCGCTGCATGGCCGCGCTGAACTGGCCTACGACCTTGACCCACGCTGCCAGGGACAGGGCCTGGCCACGCATGCGGCGCGAGCGGTGCTCGACTGGGCGCATGGCAGCTGTGGCCTGGTCCGCGTCCAGGCGACCGTTCTGGACAGCAACGCCCGCTCGATCGCCCTGCTGGAACGCCTCGGCATGCAGCGCGAGGGGCTCCTTAACGCCTATCGACATGTGCGGGGACAGCCCCGCGACTTCTGGATGTATGCCCATGTCGAAGGCGTTGTGTCACCGCGCTGA
- a CDS encoding GGDEF domain-containing protein, with the protein MTLRAALFFMVTHALVIALIGPQDPVGSYLMLVTAPLLAALACVRRARDSQAACKWRTLGAAVGLFSLALLALLYRNVAGPSPAQMTASSLILYVFYRIPLTYLAASPGGGNRCIRAVDLAVIALLWLLYFVHTRAMAHFNTALWTQCLHTMSNVQNSLVFCFALIRFLAEDNADRRDFFRTLTLYALGYFLLAFYINTWQPQVPDGGWGDLLISGLFVLLAVLAGSTYRPPAVAVPRNLRRIVDAGVPLMLPLLLMMVALLVARLQPTLATVGFIGAMLGYALRNVLTQVQIQRERDELALLSRRDPLTGLGNRRNFDESLGSAHGRARRQGLGLAVLMIDIDHFKRLNDTYGHPEGDRRLQAVAAILDGCLQRGDDLLARYGGEEFIAALPAPDAAHALGLGERLRAAVEAAALPAAEAHVTISIGVAWQAAHEQADPRGLVDRADQALYRAKHAGRNCVHAAPALEAGEQHSERRA; encoded by the coding sequence ATGACGTTGCGCGCGGCACTGTTTTTCATGGTCACGCACGCGCTTGTCATTGCCTTGATCGGCCCGCAGGACCCGGTTGGCTCCTACCTGATGCTGGTCACCGCCCCGCTTCTGGCCGCACTGGCCTGCGTGCGACGCGCGCGCGACAGCCAGGCGGCCTGCAAATGGCGAACGCTTGGCGCTGCCGTTGGCCTGTTCTCGCTTGCCCTGCTGGCCCTGCTGTATCGCAATGTGGCCGGCCCCAGCCCTGCGCAGATGACCGCCTCGTCACTGATCCTGTATGTGTTCTACCGGATTCCGCTGACCTACCTGGCCGCCAGCCCGGGCGGCGGCAACCGCTGCATCCGTGCGGTGGACCTGGCGGTCATCGCGCTGCTGTGGTTGCTGTACTTCGTGCATACGCGGGCGATGGCACACTTCAACACGGCATTGTGGACGCAATGCCTGCACACCATGAGCAACGTGCAGAACAGCCTGGTGTTCTGCTTCGCGCTGATCCGCTTCCTGGCCGAGGACAATGCCGACCGCCGTGACTTCTTCCGCACGTTGACCCTCTACGCGCTGGGCTACTTCCTGCTGGCGTTCTACATCAATACCTGGCAGCCGCAGGTACCCGATGGTGGCTGGGGGGACCTGCTGATCAGCGGGCTGTTCGTGCTGCTGGCGGTGCTGGCCGGCAGCACATACCGCCCACCAGCGGTGGCTGTGCCGCGCAACCTCCGTCGCATCGTCGATGCCGGCGTGCCGCTGATGCTGCCGTTGCTGCTGATGATGGTGGCGCTGCTGGTGGCACGCCTGCAGCCCACCCTGGCCACCGTGGGGTTCATCGGCGCCATGCTCGGCTATGCACTGCGCAACGTGCTGACCCAGGTGCAGATCCAGCGCGAGCGCGACGAACTGGCGTTGTTGTCCCGGCGCGATCCGCTGACCGGGCTGGGCAATCGGCGCAACTTCGATGAATCACTCGGCAGCGCGCACGGCCGCGCCCGCCGCCAGGGCCTGGGGCTGGCGGTGCTGATGATCGACATCGATCACTTCAAGCGGCTCAACGACACCTACGGGCATCCGGAAGGTGATCGCCGCCTGCAGGCGGTCGCCGCGATCCTCGACGGCTGCCTGCAACGCGGTGATGACCTGCTGGCCCGCTACGGCGGCGAGGAGTTCATCGCCGCCCTGCCCGCACCCGACGCCGCCCACGCCCTCGGCCTGGGCGAGCGCCTGCGCGCCGCCGTGGAAGCCGCCGCTCTGCCCGCCGCCGAGGCCCACGTGACCATCAGCATCGGCGTGGCCTGGCAGGCCGCGCATGAGCAGGCTGACCCACGAGGCCTGGTCGACCGGGCCGACCAGGCCCTGTACCGGGCCAAGCATGCCGGTCGCAACTGCGTGCATGCTGCCCCGGCCCTCGAGGCCGGGGAACAACACTCCGAACGCCGGGCCTAG
- a CDS encoding methyl-accepting chemotaxis protein, which yields MLIPGFTAGAQAPAELHTRWSPWRALLGALAPQQRIGVEAAADGRAELEAQVAALHRVQAVIEFALDGTILQANDNFLQAMGYRLEEIQGKHHSLFVDPEQARSAEYRDFWARLGRGEYDAGQYRRFGKGQREIWIQASYNPVLDRQGRPYKVVKFATDITAQKLQAADSAGQLAAIDKSQAVIEFSMDGRILSANDNFLAATGYSLDDVRGQHHSLFVEPEYRGSAEYRQFWEKLGRGEYDAGQYRRLGKGGREVWIQASYNPILDLNGKPFKVVKYATDITAQVHENQAMQRAVAQTREVVAAAKEGDLTRRVATADKNGPIAELCEGVNSLVEAMAAIIGQIKFAADTIAVGATEIAQGNSDLSQRTEQQAASLEETAVSMKGLAETVQRTATNARQASQLAGGAADVAARGGNVVHEVVETMAVINASSRRIVDIIGVIDGIAFQTNILALNAAVEAARAGEHGRGFAVVATEIRELSQRSASAAKEIKQLIDASVANVGAGTAQVESAGRTMDEIVVNVRQVSDLMSEISKAAQQQSDDIQQMNHAVDLIDQGTQQNAALVEEASAAARSMEEQSAQLLQTVASFRVQGGAGHLHGAAVLRAV from the coding sequence ATGCTCATTCCAGGCTTCACGGCGGGCGCGCAGGCGCCGGCCGAGCTGCATACCCGTTGGTCGCCGTGGCGTGCCCTGCTGGGCGCGCTGGCACCGCAGCAACGCATCGGCGTCGAGGCGGCGGCCGATGGCCGTGCCGAACTCGAGGCGCAGGTCGCGGCGCTGCACCGGGTCCAGGCAGTGATCGAATTCGCCCTTGATGGCACCATCCTGCAGGCCAACGACAACTTCCTGCAGGCGATGGGCTACCGGCTGGAGGAGATCCAGGGAAAGCACCATTCCCTGTTCGTCGATCCCGAGCAGGCGCGCAGCGCCGAATACCGTGACTTCTGGGCGCGGCTGGGACGTGGCGAATATGACGCTGGCCAGTACCGGCGTTTCGGCAAGGGCCAGCGCGAGATCTGGATCCAGGCCTCGTACAACCCGGTGCTGGACCGTCAGGGGCGTCCGTACAAAGTGGTCAAGTTCGCCACTGACATCACCGCGCAGAAGCTGCAGGCGGCCGACTCGGCCGGGCAGCTGGCGGCCATCGACAAGTCGCAGGCGGTGATCGAGTTCAGCATGGATGGCCGCATCCTGTCGGCCAACGACAACTTCCTGGCTGCGACCGGTTACAGCCTGGATGACGTGCGTGGCCAGCATCATTCGCTGTTCGTCGAACCCGAGTATCGCGGCAGTGCCGAGTATCGGCAGTTCTGGGAGAAGCTCGGCCGCGGCGAATACGATGCCGGCCAGTACCGGCGCCTCGGCAAGGGCGGGCGCGAGGTCTGGATCCAGGCGTCCTACAACCCGATCCTGGATCTCAACGGAAAGCCGTTCAAGGTGGTCAAGTACGCCACCGACATCACCGCGCAGGTGCATGAGAACCAGGCCATGCAGCGCGCCGTGGCGCAGACCCGTGAAGTGGTGGCGGCCGCCAAGGAGGGCGACCTGACCCGGCGCGTGGCCACCGCCGACAAGAACGGGCCGATCGCCGAGCTGTGCGAAGGCGTGAATTCGCTGGTCGAGGCGATGGCCGCGATCATCGGCCAGATCAAGTTCGCCGCCGATACCATCGCCGTCGGCGCAACCGAGATCGCGCAGGGCAACAGCGATCTGTCGCAGCGCACCGAGCAGCAGGCAGCGTCGCTGGAGGAGACCGCAGTGTCGATGAAGGGCCTGGCCGAGACCGTGCAGCGCACCGCGACCAACGCACGGCAGGCCAGTCAGTTGGCCGGCGGCGCCGCCGATGTCGCTGCCCGCGGCGGCAACGTGGTGCACGAAGTGGTCGAGACCATGGCGGTGATCAACGCGTCTTCGCGGCGCATCGTCGACATCATCGGCGTGATCGACGGCATCGCTTTCCAGACCAACATCCTTGCCTTGAACGCTGCGGTGGAAGCGGCGCGGGCCGGCGAACACGGGCGTGGCTTCGCCGTGGTCGCCACCGAGATCCGCGAACTGTCGCAGCGCTCGGCCAGTGCCGCCAAGGAGATCAAGCAGCTGATCGATGCGTCGGTGGCCAATGTCGGCGCCGGCACCGCGCAGGTTGAGAGCGCTGGCCGCACCATGGACGAGATCGTGGTCAACGTGCGCCAGGTCAGTGACCTGATGTCCGAGATCAGCAAGGCCGCACAGCAGCAGAGCGACGACATCCAGCAGATGAACCATGCCGTCGATCTGATCGACCAGGGTACCCAGCAGAACGCCGCGCTGGTCGAGGAAGCCTCGGCCGCGGCGCGCAGCATGGAAGAGCAGTCGGCGCAGCTGCTGCAGACCGTGGCCAGCTTCCGGGTGCAGGGTGGGGCGGGGCACCTGCACGGCGCGGCGGTGCTGCGCGCGGTCTAG
- a CDS encoding GNAT family N-acetyltransferase, whose amino-acid sequence MSPDDWTIDSRRLQLRPFTPEDAGEAFAAITPGLTRYMAFDPPASEHAFAAVWSTWLPTIADGTDVTFVIRRYADDAFLGLAGLHRTADAEPELGIWIAEAMHGHGYGREAVAAVRALASRRLDRAAFRYPVAEQNTPSRRLAESLGGVPVAREQNVKYIAIVYRIPAAASEVATGVAESG is encoded by the coding sequence ATGTCCCCCGACGACTGGACCATCGACAGCCGGCGGCTGCAGCTCCGGCCCTTCACGCCGGAGGACGCAGGCGAGGCGTTTGCCGCGATCACGCCGGGGCTGACCCGCTACATGGCGTTTGATCCCCCTGCGTCGGAGCACGCATTCGCCGCTGTCTGGTCGACGTGGTTGCCAACCATCGCCGATGGCACCGACGTTACGTTCGTGATCCGCCGATACGCCGATGATGCGTTTCTCGGCCTGGCCGGCCTGCATCGCACTGCCGATGCGGAACCCGAACTGGGCATCTGGATCGCCGAGGCGATGCACGGGCATGGTTATGGCCGTGAAGCCGTTGCGGCGGTGCGTGCGCTCGCATCCCGGCGGCTGGACCGAGCCGCATTCCGCTACCCGGTGGCCGAGCAGAACACGCCCAGCCGGCGCCTGGCGGAATCACTCGGCGGGGTCCCCGTCGCGCGTGAGCAGAATGTGAAGTACATCGCGATTGTCTACCGCATCCCTGCAGCAGCATCTGAAGTTGCGACGGGCGTCGCGGAATCCGGCTAA